Proteins encoded by one window of Marinihelvus fidelis:
- a CDS encoding retropepsin-like aspartic protease family protein codes for MPGHTDANAGVGRGMLWLAAIGVLAGLTWMFSAMQDEPGQAVSGTDAGGRAMIQLPQDRSGHYLAEGTINGQAIHFLVDTGATDVAVSEAQARALGLDFGPRVTVMTAAGPAEAWMTRLDRVSIGGISRNNVRATITPALGEEALLGMSFLKHFDIRQTGGTLIIAEKGFET; via the coding sequence ATGCCCGGTCACACCGATGCCAATGCCGGTGTCGGCCGCGGCATGCTCTGGCTGGCCGCCATCGGCGTGCTGGCCGGGCTGACCTGGATGTTCTCGGCCATGCAGGATGAACCGGGCCAGGCCGTCAGCGGCACCGACGCCGGCGGTCGCGCCATGATCCAGCTGCCGCAGGATCGCAGCGGCCACTACCTGGCCGAGGGCACGATCAACGGCCAGGCCATCCATTTCCTGGTCGACACCGGCGCCACGGACGTGGCGGTGTCGGAGGCACAGGCCCGGGCCCTGGGCCTGGATTTCGGCCCGCGAGTGACGGTGATGACCGCCGCCGGCCCGGCCGAGGCCTGGATGACCCGCCTGGACCGCGTGTCCATCGGCGGGATTTCAAGAAACAACGTACGCGCCACCATTACACCGGCGCTTGGCGAGGAGGCCCTGCTGGGCATGAGTTTTCTGAAGCATTTTGACATCCGCCAGACCGGCGGCACCCTGATCATCGCCGAAAAGGGGTTTGAGACGTGA